A single region of the Vibrio chagasii genome encodes:
- a CDS encoding YceI family protein, translated as MKKSIIATGLAFAMAMPFAANAANAANAADYVIDTKGAHASVNFKVSHLGYSFIQGRFNTFSGDFSYDANNVEASKVNVIVDTRSLDSNHAERDKHIRSSDFIDAGKFSDATFNSTKVVDKGDGKLEVMGDLKLHGVTKPIVIEAEFIGAGQDPWGGERAGFVGTTRLELADFNIPVMGASSYVDMDLHVEGVKK; from the coding sequence ATGAAAAAGTCAATTATCGCTACAGGATTAGCATTCGCTATGGCAATGCCTTTCGCTGCTAATGCTGCTAATGCTGCTAATGCTGCTGATTACGTGATTGATACAAAAGGTGCGCACGCCTCTGTAAACTTTAAAGTTAGCCACCTGGGTTACAGCTTTATCCAAGGTCGTTTTAACACATTTTCTGGAGACTTCTCGTATGACGCAAACAACGTTGAAGCATCAAAAGTAAACGTGATCGTTGATACAAGGAGCCTTGACTCTAACCACGCTGAGCGTGATAAGCACATTCGTAGCTCTGATTTCATTGATGCTGGTAAGTTCTCTGACGCGACATTTAACAGTACCAAAGTGGTCGATAAAGGTGACGGCAAACTTGAAGTAATGGGCGACCTTAAACTTCACGGTGTAACTAAGCCTATCGTTATCGAAGCTGAGTTCATTGGTGCTGGTCAAGACCCGTGGGGCGGTGAGCGTGCTGGTTTCGTTGGTACAACACGTCTAGAACTTGCCGATTTCAACATTCCAGTAATGGGCGCTTCAAGCTACGTAGACATGGATCTACACGTTGAAGGTGTCAAAAAGTAA
- a CDS encoding LysR substrate-binding domain-containing protein has translation MRYSLKQLAVFDAVADSGSVSIAADKLALTQSATSMSLAQLEKMLGRPLFERQGKQMALTHWGMWLRPKAKRLLQDAQQIEMGFYEQHLLSGELKLGASQTPAEHLVPDLISIIDNDFPEMRISLGVQSTDAVIDGVLDYKYDLGVIEGRCDDSRVHQEVWCTDHLTVVAAAHHPFAKRERVSLAQLEQAKWVLREHGSGTRKVFDSSIHHLIGDLDVWREYEHVPVLRSLVANGPYLTCLPYLDVEQFVESGQLVTLNVPELEMERTLSFIWRADMAENPLAECIKREGKRMMKGKPSVL, from the coding sequence TTGCGTTATTCATTAAAGCAACTCGCGGTATTTGATGCAGTGGCAGATTCCGGGAGCGTTAGTATTGCAGCAGACAAGTTGGCGTTGACTCAATCTGCGACAAGTATGTCTCTAGCACAGTTGGAAAAAATGCTTGGTAGGCCTTTGTTTGAAAGGCAGGGCAAGCAAATGGCGCTTACTCACTGGGGTATGTGGCTGAGACCAAAAGCGAAGCGTTTACTGCAAGATGCTCAGCAAATTGAAATGGGATTTTACGAGCAGCACTTATTGAGTGGAGAGCTCAAATTAGGTGCGAGTCAAACGCCTGCAGAGCACCTCGTTCCAGACCTCATCAGTATTATTGATAATGACTTTCCAGAGATGCGAATCTCACTCGGCGTACAAAGTACCGATGCCGTTATCGATGGGGTGTTAGATTACAAATATGACCTCGGTGTTATCGAAGGGCGCTGCGATGACAGTCGAGTTCATCAAGAAGTGTGGTGTACCGACCATTTAACGGTTGTGGCTGCGGCTCATCATCCATTTGCGAAGCGTGAACGTGTCAGCTTGGCACAGTTAGAACAAGCAAAGTGGGTGTTGCGTGAACACGGCTCTGGTACTCGCAAAGTTTTTGATAGCTCTATTCATCATTTAATTGGTGATCTCGATGTTTGGCGAGAGTATGAACACGTTCCCGTTTTAAGAAGTCTGGTAGCAAACGGTCCATATTTAACGTGCTTACCTTATCTCGATGTCGAGCAGTTTGTTGAATCTGGTCAATTGGTTACTTTAAATGTGCCCGAGCTCGAAATGGAACGTACGCTTTCATTCATTTGGCGTGCAGACATGGCAGAAAACCCGCTTGCTGAATGTATTAAGCGCGAAGGCAAGCGCATGATGAAAGGCAAACCGTCAGTTCTATAG
- a CDS encoding EAL domain-containing protein encodes MQFIAKYQDLTLRSVYQPIFDRSMCQIGVEALVRISNSNGESIRPDHFFHSDETSNADKINVERLSRAIHIRNFAQSTVRHLQLFLNVLPNVGELFAAKKVSESLLAKRLHELNLSCDQIVMELVELSVDSEEKLKLAATSLADNGFQIAVDDFGTQASTESRVLHIAPHIIKVDRSVMLKFEEGDTSDMELAISLAESINAKTVIEGIETQQQLEHMQELGFDMFQGYHLAMPQSIELDLQLAM; translated from the coding sequence ATGCAGTTTATTGCTAAATATCAAGACCTCACTCTAAGAAGCGTCTATCAACCTATATTTGACCGTTCTATGTGTCAGATAGGTGTAGAGGCTTTGGTGCGAATCTCTAATAGTAATGGCGAAAGTATTCGTCCTGATCACTTCTTTCATTCAGACGAAACCTCTAATGCGGATAAAATAAACGTTGAAAGGTTGAGTCGCGCAATTCATATCCGTAACTTTGCTCAATCGACTGTCCGTCACCTTCAACTCTTTTTGAATGTTCTGCCAAATGTAGGCGAACTCTTTGCCGCAAAAAAAGTAAGCGAAAGCTTATTGGCTAAAAGACTACACGAATTAAACCTATCCTGTGACCAAATCGTCATGGAACTCGTTGAACTAAGCGTCGATAGTGAAGAAAAGCTCAAATTGGCAGCAACCTCCCTTGCAGACAACGGCTTCCAAATCGCTGTCGATGACTTCGGCACTCAAGCATCTACAGAAAGCCGCGTGTTACACATTGCCCCTCACATCATTAAAGTCGACCGCTCCGTCATGCTTAAGTTTGAGGAGGGCGATACGTCCGATATGGAGCTTGCTATCTCTCTTGCTGAGTCGATCAACGCGAAAACGGTGATTGAAGGTATTGAAACTCAGCAACAGCTAGAACATATGCAGGAATTAGGATTTGATATGTTCCAGGGCTACCACTTAGCGATGCCACAATCGATTGAACTCGACTTACAACTTGCAATGTAA
- a CDS encoding cytochrome b yields the protein MDNNVRNYNPLARAMHWISALTIFGLFGVGLWMVDLSYYSEWYKTAPDYHRSVGILLAAVTVARLVWKLVTASPNVEGKAYEVVAAKIAHGFMYVNLAVLFISGYLISTSDGRGIDVFNWFTVPSMGELFANQSDLAGTVHYYAAWVLIIMASVHALAAIKHHVIDKDDTLRKMIGASK from the coding sequence ATGGACAACAACGTTAGAAATTACAACCCTTTAGCAAGAGCGATGCATTGGATTTCAGCGCTAACAATTTTTGGTTTATTTGGTGTTGGCCTATGGATGGTTGACCTCTCATATTACAGCGAGTGGTACAAAACTGCACCAGACTATCATCGTTCGGTAGGCATTCTTTTGGCCGCTGTAACTGTAGCTCGCTTGGTTTGGAAGTTAGTTACCGCGTCACCGAACGTAGAGGGTAAAGCCTATGAAGTTGTAGCTGCAAAAATTGCGCACGGCTTCATGTACGTTAACTTAGCGGTTTTATTTATTTCAGGTTATTTGATTTCTACATCAGATGGCCGTGGGATCGACGTTTTCAATTGGTTCACTGTTCCTAGTATGGGTGAACTTTTTGCAAACCAATCTGATCTTGCAGGAACGGTTCACTACTATGCTGCCTGGGTACTGATCATAATGGCATCAGTACACGCCTTAGCAGCGATAAAACACCACGTTATCGACAAAGACGATACGCTACGAAAAATGATAGGAGCTTCAAAATGA
- a CDS encoding DUF1097 domain-containing protein, with product MSTLVAISLTTGILSGLWGWIAISFGLLSWAGFLGCTSYFASPTGGVKGLAGSLLTNMTGVFWAMVIIESSTFAGLEILGYVITAIVAFFMCIQAKQAWLGYIPGTFIGCCATFAAGGDWQLVVPSLLLGGVFGYLMKATGLWLHAKSTQSSEVVEQHAKQAKA from the coding sequence ATGAGTACATTAGTCGCGATTTCATTAACAACAGGTATTTTGTCAGGTCTTTGGGGATGGATAGCTATCTCTTTTGGCTTATTGTCATGGGCGGGTTTCTTAGGTTGCACCAGCTATTTTGCTTCGCCAACCGGCGGTGTTAAAGGGTTGGCTGGAAGCTTATTAACTAACATGACAGGCGTATTCTGGGCGATGGTAATCATCGAAAGCTCAACCTTCGCTGGGTTAGAGATTCTTGGCTATGTAATTACTGCTATTGTCGCTTTCTTTATGTGTATTCAAGCAAAACAAGCGTGGTTAGGATATATCCCAGGAACCTTCATTGGTTGCTGCGCGACATTTGCTGCAGGTGGTGATTGGCAACTGGTTGTGCCTTCTTTGCTGCTTGGTGGCGTGTTTGGATACTTAATGAAAGCAACGGGCTTGTGGCTTCACGCAAAATCAACTCAATCTTCGGAAGTGGTTGAACAACACGCTAAGCAAGCAAAAGCCTAA
- a CDS encoding ATP-dependent endonuclease, with translation MQLERIEISGFRGIKRMSLAFDELTTLIGENTWGKSSLLDALSVVLPSDGVPYHFEMTDFHVDYSVSHPQSQHLQIVLSLKANDKSELNAGRYRKLKPIWVQDEFGVYRIYYRISATLDQYETTTHYAFLGLDGNPLKLHHSEKLAQELMTLHPVIRLRDARHFDRPFNAKSVTPNGNGNSNNGNGNGNGTNGNARQARIEKRIDNTCRRLMAIPGHVNKGEMRSSLQSMQSLVEHYFSFKSNSRRNPRKQRDGLLYSAGANDQSIHQLVEETNNKQTRLLFMGLLNAYLQAKGPNELRRCARPLLILEDPEGRLHPTHLARAWSLMQKLPMQKILTTNSGELLAAVPLQSIRRLVRQSDKTIANQLNMNHFSKDELRRIGFHIRFHRSGALFARCWLLVEGETEVWLFNELANQCGYNLAAEGVQIIEFAQSGLKALIKVAQEFGIDWHVVTDGDAAGKKYAATVHSKLGNDQERHRLTELPDKDIEHYLYMNGFESFFRDMVKIPYDHPIPPKKVVAKVLKKHAKPDLALAIVSHCEDRGQECIPLLLRWTLKRVITMANGNT, from the coding sequence ATGCAACTAGAAAGAATCGAGATTTCTGGCTTTCGAGGTATCAAGCGCATGTCATTGGCGTTTGACGAGCTAACCACGCTTATTGGTGAAAATACTTGGGGTAAGTCTTCATTACTGGATGCCCTTTCCGTCGTTCTTCCTTCAGACGGTGTGCCATACCACTTTGAAATGACCGATTTTCATGTCGATTACTCAGTTTCACACCCGCAGTCTCAACACTTACAAATTGTCCTTTCGCTTAAAGCTAACGACAAGAGCGAATTGAATGCAGGCCGTTACCGCAAGCTCAAGCCCATCTGGGTCCAAGACGAATTTGGTGTTTATCGCATTTATTACCGAATCAGCGCGACGTTGGATCAATACGAAACCACCACCCACTATGCATTCTTGGGGTTAGATGGTAATCCTCTCAAACTGCACCATTCAGAAAAGCTTGCACAAGAATTGATGACCTTGCATCCGGTCATTCGCTTACGTGATGCAAGGCATTTTGATCGTCCTTTCAACGCTAAGTCGGTCACGCCAAACGGCAACGGAAATTCGAACAATGGCAATGGCAATGGCAATGGCACTAATGGTAACGCGCGCCAAGCCAGAATCGAAAAACGAATCGATAATACCTGCCGTCGTTTAATGGCGATTCCTGGTCATGTTAACAAAGGTGAAATGCGCAGTAGTTTACAGTCTATGCAAAGCTTGGTTGAACACTATTTCTCTTTCAAAAGTAATTCTCGCCGTAACCCAAGGAAACAGAGGGATGGATTGCTCTATTCTGCTGGTGCTAACGACCAGAGTATCCATCAGCTCGTAGAGGAAACCAATAATAAACAAACACGCCTATTGTTCATGGGTTTATTAAACGCTTATCTCCAAGCTAAAGGGCCAAACGAATTGAGGCGTTGTGCACGTCCACTTTTGATCTTAGAAGATCCCGAAGGTCGATTGCACCCTACTCACTTAGCAAGAGCTTGGAGCCTGATGCAAAAGCTGCCAATGCAGAAAATCCTCACGACCAATAGTGGTGAGTTGCTTGCCGCAGTTCCATTACAATCTATTCGCCGTTTGGTTCGTCAATCAGACAAAACCATCGCTAATCAATTGAACATGAATCACTTCAGTAAAGATGAACTAAGGAGAATTGGTTTTCATATTCGATTCCACCGCTCCGGTGCACTGTTCGCTCGATGTTGGTTGTTAGTCGAAGGGGAAACAGAGGTTTGGCTGTTTAACGAGTTGGCCAATCAATGCGGATATAACCTTGCAGCCGAAGGTGTACAGATCATTGAGTTTGCACAGTCTGGACTAAAAGCGCTAATTAAAGTCGCACAAGAGTTTGGAATTGATTGGCATGTAGTTACTGATGGTGATGCGGCAGGTAAAAAGTACGCCGCAACCGTTCATTCTAAGCTCGGTAACGACCAAGAGCGTCACCGCTTAACCGAGCTACCTGATAAAGACATCGAACACTATTTGTATATGAATGGGTTTGAAAGCTTTTTCAGGGACATGGTTAAGATCCCATATGACCACCCTATTCCACCGAAAAAAGTGGTGGCTAAAGTATTGAAGAAACATGCAAAACCTGACCTCGCTCTGGCGATTGTTTCGCATTGCGAAGATCGCGGCCAAGAATGTATCCCACTGCTGTTGAGGTGGACGTTGAAACGAGTGATCACTATGGCAAACGGGAATACCTAA
- the focA gene encoding formate transporter FocA → MATSTSENHQLFSPTEMMAEAEKFALSKANKTSSMTLSLAIMAGAFIGLAFLFYITVTTGSADAGWGLSRLAGGLAFSMGLILIVICGGELFTSSVLSSISWANKQITFTKMLSIWGKVYVGNFIGAMFLLALVSAAGLYQLDGGQWGLNALNIAQHKLHHSPVQAFALGVLCNLLVCLAIWLTFSSANAMTKAMMTVLPVAMFVSSGFEHCVANMFMVPLGITIQTFAPESFWMQIGATPAQYADLNIMKFVTANLVPVTIGNIVGGSVLVGLANWSIYRRPQLKAAKITAITQTTEIASVKEITMNTATTIKQIMNTQPITLSVEMPTSVAIDSLLDAQLVSAPVCDVEGRLVGIFSVHDVMVDLWCQDYIPTKGQKVVDLMSRDVVAIDANDKLVDVAEFLCIDKEQLYPTTSIGFATRLTSLSLEERAKAMKVSQPHMLPVLENGVMVGVLTRTEVMLALRPIYGDRLNVVPKAELETA, encoded by the coding sequence ATGGCAACCAGCACTTCTGAAAATCATCAACTGTTCTCACCAACAGAAATGATGGCGGAAGCAGAAAAGTTTGCATTAAGCAAAGCAAATAAAACCAGCAGCATGACTTTAAGTTTAGCGATCATGGCTGGCGCATTCATCGGGCTTGCTTTTTTATTCTACATCACGGTAACCACAGGCAGCGCAGACGCTGGATGGGGGTTGAGTCGCTTAGCCGGCGGTCTTGCATTCAGTATGGGTTTAATCCTGATTGTGATTTGCGGTGGCGAGCTGTTTACCAGCTCAGTGTTATCAAGCATCTCATGGGCTAACAAGCAGATTACCTTCACTAAGATGCTGTCTATTTGGGGCAAGGTCTATGTCGGTAACTTTATCGGCGCCATGTTCCTTTTGGCTCTAGTAAGCGCAGCAGGTCTTTATCAGTTGGATGGCGGGCAATGGGGTTTAAATGCTCTGAATATTGCTCAACACAAGCTACACCACAGCCCTGTTCAAGCTTTTGCTTTGGGTGTGCTTTGTAACTTATTGGTGTGTTTAGCCATTTGGTTAACGTTCAGCTCTGCTAATGCCATGACCAAAGCGATGATGACCGTATTACCTGTAGCGATGTTCGTTAGTTCAGGCTTTGAACACTGCGTGGCGAATATGTTCATGGTTCCACTAGGCATCACGATTCAAACATTCGCACCAGAAAGCTTTTGGATGCAAATTGGCGCAACACCAGCCCAGTACGCAGACCTAAACATCATGAAATTTGTCACCGCAAACTTGGTGCCTGTGACAATCGGAAACATTGTAGGTGGTTCGGTATTGGTCGGCTTAGCCAATTGGAGCATCTACCGTCGCCCACAACTTAAAGCAGCAAAAATTACTGCAATTACACAAACAACAGAAATTGCGTCAGTTAAGGAAATTACTATGAACACAGCAACGACTATCAAGCAAATCATGAACACTCAACCAATTACACTAAGCGTAGAAATGCCTACATCAGTGGCAATTGATTCACTATTAGACGCTCAACTTGTTAGCGCTCCTGTTTGCGATGTTGAAGGTCGTCTGGTTGGTATCTTCTCTGTTCATGACGTAATGGTTGACCTTTGGTGCCAAGATTACATCCCAACTAAAGGCCAGAAAGTCGTAGACCTAATGAGCCGCGACGTTGTGGCAATCGATGCAAACGACAAGCTAGTTGATGTGGCTGAGTTCCTATGTATTGACAAAGAGCAACTGTATCCGACTACTAGCATAGGCTTCGCAACTCGCCTGACTTCACTTTCTTTAGAAGAGCGTGCGAAAGCGATGAAAGTAAGCCAACCACATATGCTTCCAGTGTTGGAAAACGGTGTGATGGTAGGTGTTCTTACTAGAACTGAGGTGATGCTAGCACTTCGCCCAATCTACGGTGACCGCCTAAACGTGGTTCCAAAAGCGGAACTAGAAACGGCTTAA
- a CDS encoding efflux RND transporter permease subunit, with product MNIAEYSIKNKVISWLFLVILAIGGVTSFGNLSRLEDPAFTIKDAMIISTYPGATSMEVEEELTYPLEKEIRQLPYIDKITSTSSNGMSQIMVSMKMDYGPDELPQIWDEMRRKINDLQPTLPSGVNSVQIIDDFGDVFGVMIMLTGDGYDYVELKQYADYLTREIELVDGVGKVSIAGDQQEQLFVEMSLERLAALNLDMSTVTSLLAQQNSVVSAGEVMLNGQSLTIKPNGTLSTVEELENLIIHGRDTGNLIRLKDVAEVTRGIQEKPGNVLTYNGKPAINLGIAFSSGVNVVEIGKALDAELDRLESIKPAGVELNYFYNQAQEVDKSVADFLISLVEAVAIVIIVLLFAMGLRSGLIIGLVLLLTVFGTFILMDYNSVELHRISLGALIIALGMLVDNAIVVVEGILVGLKKGKTKLQAAKDIVKQTQWPLLGATIIAITAFAPIGLSKDATGEFMGSLFWVLCFSLFLSWVTALTLTPFLAEMMLKEEDKVDENEDPYKGILFVVFGASLKFALRFRWLTVVSMVALLAASIVGFGMVKQQFFPPSNTPMFYVDMWMPEGTDVRETIKQTEKVESYIRQQDNVEFVTTTVGQGMQRFALTYQPEKSYEAYAQLQVRTTDRDTMFQALEALDKDLANVFEQPTFQFKLIEFGPSPASKIEARISGADPQTLRNIAVQVEDILLADPGSRNVRHDWRERTKELVPLFNESKARRLGISKTDLSETLQMAFGGYNIGLLRDGTHMLPIVARLPEEERFDFESLNNVKIWSPSLQTYIPVEQVIDGVELQWSEPLIQRRDRKRTLTVLADHDVLGDETPASLFARVKPKVEALDLPEGYSISWGGEYESSKDAQESLFGSLPMGYLLMFIITMLLFNSVRKPLVIWFTVPLSIIGVSIGLLGTNMPFSFTAFLGLLSLSGMILKNGIVLLDQINSELATGKDPYLAVVDSAISRVRPVSMAALTTILGMIPLVFDAFFGSMAITIMAGLGFATVLTLIVVPVMFAILYRIKPSTAGY from the coding sequence ATGAACATCGCAGAATATTCAATAAAGAACAAAGTAATTAGCTGGCTGTTTCTAGTCATTTTAGCCATTGGCGGTGTCACTTCTTTTGGTAATCTATCCCGTTTAGAAGACCCAGCTTTTACCATTAAAGATGCCATGATTATTTCAACTTACCCTGGCGCTACGTCAATGGAAGTTGAAGAGGAACTGACGTATCCACTTGAGAAAGAGATACGACAGTTGCCTTATATCGATAAGATCACATCGACCTCATCGAATGGTATGTCTCAAATTATGGTCAGCATGAAGATGGACTACGGTCCCGACGAGCTGCCCCAGATCTGGGATGAAATGCGCCGAAAGATAAACGATCTACAGCCAACTCTACCAAGTGGTGTTAATTCCGTTCAGATCATCGATGATTTTGGTGACGTATTCGGTGTGATGATCATGCTGACCGGTGATGGCTATGACTACGTTGAGCTAAAACAGTACGCCGATTACCTAACGCGTGAAATCGAACTGGTTGACGGTGTCGGTAAAGTAAGTATTGCCGGTGACCAACAGGAACAACTGTTTGTTGAGATGTCACTGGAACGCTTAGCCGCATTGAACCTAGATATGTCGACGGTTACGTCACTGTTAGCACAACAAAACAGTGTAGTATCGGCAGGTGAGGTGATGCTGAATGGTCAAAGCCTAACAATCAAGCCAAACGGCACATTGAGCACGGTTGAAGAGCTAGAAAACCTGATCATTCATGGTCGCGATACTGGTAATCTGATTCGATTGAAAGACGTTGCCGAAGTGACTCGCGGTATTCAAGAAAAACCAGGTAATGTATTAACGTATAACGGTAAGCCTGCGATTAATTTAGGTATAGCGTTTTCTTCAGGTGTAAACGTGGTTGAGATTGGTAAAGCACTCGATGCGGAACTTGATCGCCTAGAAAGCATTAAACCAGCAGGTGTAGAGCTGAACTATTTCTACAACCAAGCGCAAGAAGTCGATAAGTCAGTAGCGGATTTCTTGATTAGTCTGGTTGAAGCGGTTGCGATTGTAATCATTGTACTGCTGTTTGCAATGGGTTTGCGTAGCGGTCTGATCATCGGTTTGGTTCTTCTGTTGACGGTATTTGGCACCTTCATCTTGATGGACTACAACAGCGTAGAACTGCACCGTATTTCATTGGGCGCATTGATCATCGCGCTCGGAATGCTAGTTGATAACGCAATTGTAGTGGTTGAAGGTATCTTGGTTGGCTTGAAAAAAGGCAAAACAAAGCTGCAAGCAGCAAAAGATATTGTAAAACAAACTCAATGGCCGTTGCTCGGCGCAACCATTATCGCTATCACAGCCTTTGCTCCAATCGGTTTGTCAAAAGACGCGACCGGCGAATTCATGGGCTCTCTATTCTGGGTACTGTGTTTCTCATTGTTCTTGAGCTGGGTTACTGCACTGACATTAACGCCGTTCCTTGCTGAAATGATGCTTAAAGAAGAGGATAAAGTCGACGAAAACGAAGACCCTTACAAAGGTATTCTGTTCGTAGTGTTCGGTGCTTCTCTTAAGTTTGCACTTCGTTTCCGATGGTTAACCGTAGTGAGCATGGTTGCGTTACTTGCCGCTTCGATCGTTGGGTTCGGTATGGTTAAACAACAGTTCTTCCCGCCATCAAACACACCAATGTTCTACGTTGACATGTGGATGCCAGAAGGTACCGATGTTCGTGAAACCATCAAGCAAACTGAAAAAGTTGAAAGCTACATTCGCCAACAAGACAATGTAGAGTTTGTTACGACAACGGTTGGGCAGGGCATGCAACGTTTCGCTCTGACATACCAACCAGAGAAAAGCTACGAAGCGTACGCTCAGTTACAAGTAAGAACGACTGACCGTGACACTATGTTTCAGGCGTTAGAGGCACTCGATAAAGATTTAGCGAATGTATTTGAACAACCGACGTTCCAATTCAAGTTAATTGAGTTTGGTCCATCACCAGCATCTAAAATCGAAGCGCGTATAAGCGGCGCTGATCCACAAACACTTCGTAATATCGCGGTACAAGTGGAAGATATCTTGTTAGCTGACCCGGGTTCTCGAAACGTTCGTCACGATTGGCGTGAACGCACTAAAGAGCTGGTACCGCTGTTCAACGAATCTAAGGCTCGTCGCCTAGGCATTTCAAAAACAGATCTGTCCGAGACGTTACAGATGGCGTTTGGTGGTTACAACATCGGCCTACTGCGTGATGGTACGCATATGTTACCTATCGTGGCACGTTTACCGGAAGAAGAGCGTTTTGATTTCGAATCGCTAAACAATGTGAAGATTTGGAGCCCGTCGCTACAAACCTACATTCCAGTTGAACAAGTGATTGATGGTGTAGAGCTTCAATGGTCTGAACCACTGATTCAGCGTCGTGATAGAAAACGTACGCTAACGGTATTGGCTGACCATGATGTACTGGGTGATGAAACACCAGCAAGTTTGTTTGCTCGTGTGAAACCTAAGGTTGAAGCATTAGATTTGCCAGAAGGCTACAGCATAAGCTGGGGCGGTGAGTATGAAAGCTCTAAAGATGCACAAGAGTCTCTGTTTGGTTCACTGCCAATGGGCTACTTGTTGATGTTTATCATCACTATGCTTCTGTTCAATTCGGTACGTAAGCCGCTTGTGATTTGGTTTACGGTTCCACTGTCTATCATTGGCGTATCAATTGGTTTGTTAGGTACTAATATGCCATTTAGCTTCACGGCGTTCTTAGGCTTACTTAGCTTAAGCGGCATGATTCTGAAGAACGGTATCGTACTGCTTGACCAGATCAACAGTGAACTTGCGACAGGTAAAGATCCTTACTTAGCGGTTGTAGATAGTGCGATCAGTCGTGTACGACCGGTGTCTATGGCAGCACTAACGACTATCTTGGGTATGATTCCCTTGGTATTCGATGCATTTTTCGGCTCGATGGCGATTACCATCATGGCAGGCTTAGGCTTTGCTACAGTACTAACGCTAATAGTAGTACCTGTGATGTTCGCTATCTTATATAGAATCAAACCGTCCACTGCGGGTTATTAG
- a CDS encoding DUF2164 domain-containing protein, whose amino-acid sequence MTIQLDSKQKSELTQTLQKYLQDELDVELGQFDTEFLVDFISKKFGAVYYNKGIEDAQKVMERKMLDISDELYEIEQIVEI is encoded by the coding sequence ATGACCATTCAATTAGATTCAAAACAGAAGTCGGAACTTACTCAAACGCTTCAAAAGTACCTCCAAGATGAGCTCGATGTGGAGCTTGGTCAGTTCGACACTGAGTTTCTGGTCGACTTCATCAGTAAAAAGTTTGGTGCCGTTTACTACAACAAGGGGATAGAAGACGCTCAAAAGGTGATGGAACGTAAGATGTTAGACATTTCTGATGAGCTTTACGAGATTGAGCAAATCGTTGAAATTTAA